Within Acidimicrobiia bacterium, the genomic segment CCGTAACGTTGTCGTCCTCTCCCACGATCTGGGCGATCGAGGAAAGAATCGGCGACACTTCGTCGTCGGGGAACACTTCTTCGTTGAAGTAGTCGAAGGTTCCCGAATCAGCACCAGGCGAAAACAGTGCTATTGGATGTGCCGGGAAGGCCGGATTGACATCCGCCCAGGTCGCACCCGAATTGGCCAGGGAGAACGCCGAAGCAAGCTCTTCTAAGGTCAGCTCGGTAGCGAAGGTGTTGCCTTTGCTGATGACGAGCGAGAGCGCATCGGTACCAACCCGGATTTCGATAGGTGTACGGCCGATCGATTCGCACGATGCGATTTCCTCATCCTTGATAGGGCGAGAGGCATTGGCGATGTCCGATGCCCCTTCAACGCAGAAGCGCTCGAAACCCCCGCCGGACCCGATCGAGTCGATCGAATAGCCAGGGCCGCCTTCGTCCTCCCAGAGGGACATGATCTCGGTCGACAGTGGGAAAACAGTCGAAGAACCGGCAATCGCGATGTCGCCAGAAGGCGCTTCAAGTGGATCGATCACGGGCAAACCCGCGAGAGGATCGGTGTCTGCTCCAGGGTTTGTCGTCTGGGCCGCCGTCGTCGGGGTATTGACCGCGACGGTCGTTGTTGTTTCGCTGCCCGCATCGTCACCGGCACACGCCGCGACGACCAGCATCAGAACAGCCGCTACAGCCAGGAGGCGGAAGGTTCGTAATCTCATGCGAGGTGCTCCTCAGTTCTCAATTACTCGTTTGCTTTACGGCCAGAAACGTAGGCCGCCCAGGTAACCCGCCCCTATCCTGAAAATGAACAGAAGGTGAACGGTTGTAATCAGTTTTTGCATGACCGCGACCGGGCAGGCCCTCGACCCGGTCCCTGGACGTCCGTAACCCCCGATGAGCGTCCTTTGACAGAGGGTGCCGCTCCAGGCTTCGACCGACTGGCTCTGGCGCCCCGAATTTGGCGTCCGCGAACGAAAAGCGATAACACATACGCGCACCAACTGCGGACCGGTGGGGACCAAACCGGAAAAACACGGCCGTTGCCACTCTCCCGAATACCAAGAAACCCCGCTCTGGGCGCGGGGTTTCTGGTTGTGGGCCGTGCTGGATTTGAACCAGCGACCTCTTCCGTGTCAGGGAAGAACAGGGGGTTTCGGGAGGCCTGACGGTAGTGGGCCAATCTGCCGAAATCCCTTGTGGCGCAAGGGATTTCGAGCCTCATCGACTCTGGTTGCTGTGCACCAGTTTTCATCGTTTCGCGGACTAAACGCGGACTAAACGCGGACTAAACGCGGACTAAAGCCGGTGCCGACGCGCCGATCCAGAACCGTACTTCCAGTACCTCACAATCGCACTCGTCGAACTAACCACCGGAGAAACCGTCGACACATACGAACGTGAAATCGCCATCCCCGACGAAGGCCAGCAGATTGCTGAGCGGTGCCTCAGGGCCGGGTTCCAAAGCTCACTGCTTTTGTGCCCCCAACCGGACAGTCGAATCGTGACCCTCGAGGTCGACGGAGGCGACAGCCGGACTCTCGCCCAAAACGCCACCACCGCAACCTATGCCCGCCCGATCTCGCAATGACCGGGAGGCTGTTCATCCAGCCGTGCGGTCGGAACGGGTGGGTGGCTTGGCTTGCGGCCTCCTACGATTCCCCGGGGAACCTATAGAAGAATCCGCCTGATGCCTGACGTTCGTCGTCCTCGGCAAGGACCTCGGTAAGCAGCATGTTGGCGTCGATCCCCCGTGGCATTCCGGCGTACAACGCAACCTGGGCGATAATCTCGGCGATCTGCCGCACCGTATATCCGAGGTTTCGCAACCCCTGAATGTACAGCTTGGCTTCGGGTTGGTAGCCCAACGCCACCATGGTCGCGAAGATCACCAGGGCCCGGGTCTTCAGGTCAAGCACCGGGTTGCTCATCACCGCCCCCTGGGCGGCAGCGATTGGCGCCATGGCCTCAACGGTTTCCGGCGTACGCGGGAACGGCGGCAGAAAATCAGGCCCCCAGATCTGACGAAACGTCGAAACGGCGGTTGGGTCATAGGTGATTTCATCTTGCGACATGGGCGGGACCTCCTCGTTTGGTCGTGTCTTCATCATACGTATGGCCACATCGGCGACCACCGACGACAAAGCCGGATATCCTCAACAGTTGAGGAGGTATACGTCGATGTACGACCTGGTGCTACGCGGCGGACGAGTAATCGACCCTGGCAACTCAATCGACGAGGCACTCGATATCGCGATGACTGGCGACCGGATCGCCCGGATCGCTCCGAACATCGATCCTTCCGAAGCCCGGCGATGGGTCGATGTCGGGGGGAAGCTGGTCGTTCCTGGTCTCATCGATATTCATACCCACGTATACCACCACGGCGCCCGCAACGGCCTCGATCCGGATCTGGCCGGAGTGGAGTCCGGAGTCACGACCCTGGTCGATGCCGGTAGCGCCGGGTCGGCAACGTACGAGGGCTTCCATCATCACGTGGTGACTCGCGCCAAGACCAAGGTGTACACCAATATCCACATCGCTCGGTATGGCATTGCTCATGTCCCCGAGGCGAACACGCTTGCCGACATCGACATTGATGCAACCGTTGAGACCATTTCGCGCTACCCGGAGATCGTCGGCGTAAAAGTACGGGCGTGCGGCCCGGTAGTTGAAGACCACGGTCTGGCCCCCCTGGAAGCAGCGGCCCAAGCCGCCCGAAAGGCGGGTGTGCGGCTGATGGTCCACATTGGCGACGCCAACTTCGGCAGATCAGCCGAAATCACTCGACAGCTACTCCCGCTACTCGAGGCCGGGGATCTACTCACCCATGTCTACACAGGAGCGCCGGGCAGGGTCATAGACGACCACGGCAAAGTCGTGCCTGAGTTGTTGGAGGCCCAAAAGCGGGGAGTCATCTTGGATCCGGCACATGGTCGGTACAACTTGAGTTTCAAGGTCGCCCGGTTGATGATCGATCAAGGAGTGATTCCATTCACGGTCAGCACCGACATCACTCGACCTGGGCGCGACATAGTCGGATCCATGACCCACACCATGGGCAGGTTCTTGGCATTGGGGTTCTCGCTCAACGACGTCGTCCAGATGAGCACCCACAACCCCGCCGATTTGCTCGGAAACGCCCACGAGATCGGCACTCTAAGCGAGGGGACAGTGGCGGATATTGCGGTACTGGAAGTCGTCGATGGCACCTGGTGGTTCCGCGACGGCGAGGGCGAATGGTTGGCTGGCAACCAGGCTCTCCGGCCGATCCTTACCTTCAAATCAGGCGACCAGATCTCCCCTGATTTCGGGCCGTTCCCTGGCGGGTGGCTCCCCGAGGTACAACGGCCCCGGTGAGGACGCCACGACGCAGGATTGGACCCATGTCGCCTCTCTTCCCCTCCCCCAATCCCTCGAAGTGTTTCACGCGGTTCCACGGATCAATTGTTCCTTTTCCATTGGCCGATGGTGGTGCCGTCAGCGGCAAGGGCAATGACGGTCCCCGATGGTCTCGATGCGTCGGTCCCCTGAATGGGAAACTGTCCGTAGCCGGCGATGGGACGTTGCCAGAGGTTGGTGCCGTCAGCGAGTTCCAAGACAACGACCGACGTTTCGAGTGGGACCGTACTCGCATGTTCGTCCCGCCCTCGCCACTGGAGCTGCCTACTTCGCCGTAGAGATACCCGGCTCCGAGCATACCGCCCCCCGATCCGGCTCCCCATTCAAAGATGCTTGACTCGAAGTAGTCCCGGTTGTTTGCGAAGATGAGTATCAGCCGGGTGCCATCGTCGATGGATCCGATGTGGATGATCGGGCCTTGTACTGATACCCGCCTCTGCCTTAGGTCGTCGATCGTCTGGAGGGTGGCTTCGGTGAACTCGGTGGAGGCGGTCGCCGCTTCGAGTTTCACTTCGGTGCCCAACGTTGACGTGTCAAATCGCGATTCGGGTCCTGGCAGCGGCTGATACATGAGCGGGTTCTGGTGGATGATCTCGGCATCTCCGAGCACGTCGTCCATATACTGTTGACTGATCGCCGCACCAATCGCCGGTGAATAACCGACCTGAATAAAGTCTCCAACGGCGAGGATCTCGGCGGCGACCGCTTCCGGGTTGGCACCCCTCTCAAGGGTGACCATCACCCGAGGGACCCGCTCGGGGACAAGAGGATCCGGTTCAGTCGTGACCGGCTCCGAGGTCGCCGGAATCTTTGCAGTGGTAGTGGGGGACTGTCGGGATGGGTCGGACGCGATCATAGACACGATGTCAAGTCCGTCCAGACGCAGGGTGGAGAGGGCGACAGACTCGACACCCGACACGTCGGCAAGGAGGCTCAGCAAACGGTCTGGCTCGAGGATCCAGGCTGTGACTTGAAGATCCCAGTTGATCGCCTCGACCGCTAGCTGCTCGAACTCCTCTCGGGGCACCGAAACCAGCCCGCGAGCTACTGCCAGGACCTCGGCGGGGTCCACGAACCGTCCTTGGACTTCGGAGAGGAGACCGGACTGCTCGATCGTCAGCACCGCTGCGGTCCAGGTGTCGGTGACCGATCCGTCACGGTCGATCAGGAACCCTGGCTGCCCCCGAACAGAAGTCTCGGTGATCGTCGCATTCGGGTAGGCGGTAGCGAGCCGCTCGGCGATCACATCGGGGTCATCCGAAACTTCTGGGCTTCGAGGCGGAAATATGGCAATCAACAACTCAGCAGTCGGGTCATACGATCCACCAGCCGGCACGTATTCAAGCACCGTACCATCATCGAGGAAGCCACACTCGACTATCACGAGCTTGAACCCGTCAGGCACCCGCGTCGGAACCGCGAACACAGACGGCAGAGCCGCAGACCCCACATCACCGGTGATCGATGGGATATCGGCCACCGGTGGAACCGAATCGCCTACCGGACGCAACCAGGCCACCGCCGCCACCGCCACGACAACCACCAAGAATCCCGCTATCGCCTCGGCTGACACTCTCGATGACCTCGTTTCCGGCCTTCGAACGGTTGCTTCCGGTGCCCCGAATTTGGCGTCCGTGAACCCAAAGCGATAACAGTTCGCGGACTAAGTGTGGACTAGGTGTGGACTAAACCCAAAAAACACGGCCGGTGCCACTCTCCCGAATACCCAGAAACCCCGCTCTGGGAGCGGGGTTTCTGGTTGTGGGCCGTGCTGGATTTGAACCAGCGACCTCTTCCGTGTCAGGGAAGCGCTCTCCCCCTGAGCTAACGGCCCTGGGGACTTACATTTCCGACCGAAGTCGGAGAGGCGACGCCCGGAATTGAACCGGGGTACGAGGTTTTGCAGACCTCTGCCTAACCACTCGGCCACGTCGCCATGTGGAGGCCGATGAGACCTCGTTTTCACATCGACCCTATCAATATCAGCCGGTCGACGTGGAGCGGAAGACGGGATTCGAACCCGCGACCTCAACCTTGGCAAGGTTGCGCTCTACCAGCTGAGCTACTTCCGCCTGTGCGCCGACATGTTAGCCCAACGGCACGACTCGTAAAGTCAGGCGCCCTCGCGACGATATCGACTCAGCGGCCAGTCGAGCCGAACCCTCCGGCGGCCCGGAAAGATTCCGGAAGCTCGTCGACCTCGATCAATTCCTGGACGACGACCGGGACGACCATTAGCTGGGCAACCCGATCACCGCGGGCAATCTCAACCGGCTCCGATCCGTGATTAACAAGCAAGACAGCCACTTCGCCCCGGTAGCCGGCATCGATCAGACCCGGACCATTGGTCACTCCCACCCCGTGTTTGGCGGCGAGGCCACTGCGCGGCACGACTAGCCCGGCGTAGCCGACCGGGATGGCCACGGCGATGCCCGTCGCCACTTTGGCACGCCCACCAGGAGCCAGAGAGGCCGGTTCTCGGGCATAAAGATCCACGCCACCATCACCCTCATGGGCGTGGCGAGGCGTTGGTAGTTCAGTATCAAGCTTTTTGAAGCTAATCTGCATGTGATAACCATTCGTGGGGCTAATCCGGGCGGATTACCCATGGAGAAGTTACTTGCCGAACTTGTACTGTAATGGCTGCAAAGCCACAGTCTCGGTTACGGACGGATCATGCCCGCAGGGCCACCCCATCCGGCCCGTCGTATTCAGTTCATCCCCGGGGCGCCATCGCAGCAAGCGGTCGCTGCGCCCGGTGCAACGCTTGGCCGTCACGACGGTCAAAGCGGTCAACACGATCAAAGCCTCCGAACCGGCCGCCGCCCTCC encodes:
- a CDS encoding substrate-binding domain-containing protein; its protein translation is MRLRTFRLLAVAAVLMLVVAACAGDDAGSETTTTVAVNTPTTAAQTTNPGADTDPLAGLPVIDPLEAPSGDIAIAGSSTVFPLSTEIMSLWEDEGGPGYSIDSIGSGGGFERFCVEGASDIANASRPIKDEEIASCESIGRTPIEIRVGTDALSLVISKGNTFATELTLEELASAFSLANSGATWADVNPAFPAHPIALFSPGADSGTFDYFNEEVFPDDEVSPILSSIAQIVGEDDNVTVKGVAEDGCTEGDTSTTCAIGYFGYAYYKQNADVLQAVAIEGVAPGDDSVNEGTYPLARPLFMYTDAGIIAEKPQVAYFVAYYLNNVDSVIGKVGYFPAPDEALQEAAAHVATAAGW
- a CDS encoding carboxymuconolactone decarboxylase family protein; amino-acid sequence: MSQDEITYDPTAVSTFRQIWGPDFLPPFPRTPETVEAMAPIAAAQGAVMSNPVLDLKTRALVIFATMVALGYQPEAKLYIQGLRNLGYTVRQIAEIIAQVALYAGMPRGIDANMLLTEVLAEDDERQASGGFFYRFPGES
- a CDS encoding amidohydrolase/deacetylase family metallohydrolase; protein product: MRRYTSMYDLVLRGGRVIDPGNSIDEALDIAMTGDRIARIAPNIDPSEARRWVDVGGKLVVPGLIDIHTHVYHHGARNGLDPDLAGVESGVTTLVDAGSAGSATYEGFHHHVVTRAKTKVYTNIHIARYGIAHVPEANTLADIDIDATVETISRYPEIVGVKVRACGPVVEDHGLAPLEAAAQAARKAGVRLMVHIGDANFGRSAEITRQLLPLLEAGDLLTHVYTGAPGRVIDDHGKVVPELLEAQKRGVILDPAHGRYNLSFKVARLMIDQGVIPFTVSTDITRPGRDIVGSMTHTMGRFLALGFSLNDVVQMSTHNPADLLGNAHEIGTLSEGTVADIAVLEVVDGTWWFRDGEGEWLAGNQALRPILTFKSGDQISPDFGPFPGGWLPEVQRPR
- the dut gene encoding dUTP diphosphatase, which codes for MQISFKKLDTELPTPRHAHEGDGGVDLYAREPASLAPGGRAKVATGIAVAIPVGYAGLVVPRSGLAAKHGVGVTNGPGLIDAGYRGEVAVLLVNHGSEPVEIARGDRVAQLMVVPVVVQELIEVDELPESFRAAGGFGSTGR